From the genome of Podarcis muralis chromosome 3, rPodMur119.hap1.1, whole genome shotgun sequence:
AGGGTGCATTCATTGAAGGGATccaaagggtcatcttgtccaacccctgcaatggaggaatctcaactaaaacatccatggcagatggctatccaacctctgcttaaaaacctctaaggaaggagagcccaccaccttccaaggtagtccattccactgtcaaacagctcttggcatcagaaagttcttcctgatgtttagtcgcagtctcctttcttgtaacttgaagccattggtttgggtcctaccctccagagtaggagaaaacaagcttatacCATCTTCCACGTTACAGCCCTTTTAGACATTTAAAGGTGGCGatcatatctcttctcactctcctcttttccaggctaaacatactcaactacCTCAACcctttctcataaggcttggtttccaggcccttggtcatcttggtcacacattctagcttgtcaatattcttcttaaattgtgtcaCCCCAacctggacacagtactccaggtgtggtctgaccaaggcagaatagattaCTGCTATTACTTCCCCTGATCTGGACACtctatttctgttgatgcaacctggaatagcattagcttttcttcTTTGCTGCCGCATCAATGAGTGCTAGTAGGGACAGGAGGCAGCCAGCACAGGGCTTACATTTCCAGCTGTATAAACTGAAGGAGGCAGAAGTGCATCAAACAGACTTTTAGAACCCGCAGCTGTACAGAAGCACAGCTGGATTTCAGAATTAAAGAACTACACATGGAAAGCAGGATGAAGGCACTTCTGCTACAaacttggtgggtgggtgggtgggtgggtaggcacGTATTAATACATTGGGCTGCAGAACTTTAAAGACTAAGGATGACTCCTAGAAAGTAACCAGGGGAATGTGGGTTGTACAAGTTTGAAGTCTGAAATACGTTTGTGTTTGTATTGCTTCTCCTTAAAGCACCTTGAAGTCTAATCTTGTACAGATGCCACTAATGTGAGAGGTTGCTAATCTTTTCACTAAACCACTGTTTCATATTTTTCCTTGCTACTCATATTATATCTTGCAGATTTGTACTGCAGTTTGGAGAATGACTGTTCAATGAATGGTGATCATTTGACACAAAATTTTGTGAATAAGAACATAatacataaggagagccctgctggatcagactaaaaaaaacccccacctagtccagcagcctgttctcacaacTTGCTGAAAATTCAAAAAATTAACTTTCTTTTTCATACGTGATAGTAATGTAAATAAGGAAAAAGACAAGCATATGAAATTTTTCAGTAGCACATTCCACTGCATCTTTTATTACTATTGGCATATGTGAAGGCATCTTTACAATCCGAATGTGAAGAATTTCTTACAGGTTAGgagcagcaagaattctctgTGCAAAAAAGTGGAGACAACCTACTACCCTCTCTATTAAAGTATGAGAACTTGTTACAATGGCTAGGTTAACTCATTATCTTAGAAGTAAGGGAGGCAAACAAAGCCAACATCATCTTATGAATAGATGGATAGACTTCATTTCTTATTGTAGCAGGAGGTGGGTCTCAAGCACAAGGCTGTTgagttacagtattttaatatgtaaTCAGAGGTTGAAACTTTATTACGATTTAGAAAACATTTATGAGAATTGTAGAACATAGAATAAGCCAATCCATCAGAATAGGAGAAAGAATACTTGTAATTTTGTCACATAGCCGTCATGGGTAGCAGCCACTGATCACTTTATTCTCCATGTCCACAAGCTCAGAAATATACCAGTGAATTTAAGTCACTTATACATGAGTCAACATTTACTTCTGTGTTCTTAAGGTAGGGAAataaacgccctcccaccagatgtcaaagagaaaaacaactcccagatttttagaagacatctgaaggcagctctgtttagggaagcttttaatgtttaatagagtattgtattgtattgtattgtattgtattgtattgtattgtattgtattgtattgtattgtattgtatttattgtattgtatatATTGTATAAATGTATATTCAAACTCAGATTTCATGAAAATACTTATTTGTTTAGGCAAACTGTTTTCCTTTGCAGGACTTTCTATGTAACTACGTTTGAAGGAGCAGTAACTTTGGTTTGTCTCTTTCAGGGAGCAGGCGACAGCTTTGTGGGGGCACTGGCTTTCTACCTGGCTTACTATCCCAACCTGCCTCTAGAAGAAATGCTGCGGAACAGTAACTTCATTGCGACGATTAGTGTCCAAGCAACAGGGACACAGGCTTCCTATCCCTATAGAAAGGACTTGCCCCAAGACCTATTCTAACCTGGCCACTGTACTGTCACAATGGTGGTCCACTGATTTTCAATCTGTAAGATAATGTATAATTTCAACAACTTCTACATATATCTGAAAGGAGACAACTGTATCAAACACATTCTTATACGTAGGTCCTGGCCCCTAATAAGGTGTGCAGGGTACCATTCACTGCAGGGTCATTCCAGGACACTGTGAAATACTTGACTTCAGATCTCTGAATGAGACACTCCCATTCCTCAGTTAAGGGATGTGAAGAAATGCAGTTTGGTTTGATGTTGTTATGATGCCTTAATTATAATAAATGTTTCACAAAATAATTTCTGAACTTGTGATCTCAAAATGGCaagttttttttaagaataaaacttcTTAGGTAACTGAATTTTCTGTTGGAAAACACAGCtgacaaatttagaaacaatgttcAGTGTTTACACTGGACCTGCTAGCACAACAAATACTTAACGAAAGGCTAGCTGACCAGGCAATGGAGTATTGTAGCAGCTcgctctgtctgtctctctgtcaagtatatatatatatttttggaatggCTGCTTTAGGCAAAATTAATGAGCTGTTCCAAAAAAAGCCTTCAATACTGGTTTCACTGGAAACATTTTCAAGTATGACAAGATGCTTGGATATAATTATGTACCCAGTAAGCTGTAGCTGTAAAGGAACATCCCCTTGAAGTTGGCTGCTGATTATTTGTGTGCCTTCTGTGGTTGGATGCCTAAGAAAACTTTGGAAACTGTTTGACTAAGGTCCTACTAGAAGTTTTAATATTATTGCTATGTGAAACAAGCATTTCAAGACTGCAGGCAGTTCCACAgtggtgttgaaaggaaacacacagagacaagggaattttatttttatttttttaaattgagaGCTGTAAAATTAACTATAAATATGTTGCTGCTTATGATGATCCATGGCTAGACaccaaaaactttctttttcTACATTGTTCTCTTTCACAATGGTCTGCAAATTACAGGAGACAGCCATCTCAGTCCGTTTCCTCTCCTTTCTGAGAACACTACGGGGCTAGCATTTCCTCCTATGAGTGTGCCTCACGTATGAATCAATCATTTTTGCCAGTTGTCGTCTACAGGGAACGGACCTTTTTCAGCTCTTTGAAGAGGACACGCTGTTTAACTATagacagaaaatgaaataaagttaGTTTAGGTTTTCAAAATGCCTTATCAAACCTACATACCTGACCACTGACCAGCTCAGTCATGTGTATCTTGCCATGTATCTTGCTTTTTTGGAAGCATGAATAATCAACACCACAGttaacaaaaacagcagcagagcaGTCACAAATACAGGTGTGTATCTGTTCTTATGAATTAGAACACTGCATGGGGGGAAAACAGAATTTTACTATTGTCTCCTTTTAAAACAAGGAAGAAAACATAGTCTGTGTTTACATAGTCCAGTTTACATCACTGACATACTTGGGGCTGCCTCTCAAAAtggtttggaagcttcagctggtgcaaaatttgaAGGCCAAGTTGCTCACCAGAACAAGACGGTTTGAGAatataatgccaatcctggctgccaattagtttctgggcccaattcaaagtgccggtGCTAACCTATAAAACCTTACATAGCTCAAGACCTCAATCCCTGAGCCTCTCCCCATATTAACAGACCCAGACCTGCAGTCGTCATccgaggcccttctctatgtcccccATCCCTGAGAGGTTCGGTGGATGAAAATACAAGAATGGGTCTTTTTTctggtggctccccgtctgtagtatgctctccccccccccccccgaggttcacctggtgccatcattacatgtctttaggtgccaggcaaaaacattcctctttaagcCTTTGgacattaaataatctatggcttgTTAAATATGGGAGGACCGTTATTATGATTCTTTAATTTTTATGTTGTGTATTGTTAtgctctgtattattatttttttattatactgcgtaaattatgttcttaatgttgtacactgcccagGGATCTTCGTATAAAGGGTGGTatgtaaattaataataataacttctaAAATAGCTTTTTCAATTGCCTTATATAAGCAATGAGACCTGCAGTTCGTTCTAGCTAAATATACTCACATCATCTTCATATTCATCTTTAATGTGCATGTTCCTAACTCTCTAAATACTGAGTCTAGTATGGCAGGGCAGGGGCAGTTGCACAAGGAGCAAGGCAGATGACCAGCTCCTGAATTTCTACTTACAAAGCTGATCAATATTGTCTACTGTTAATATTTTAACTCATTTGGATTGTGTCACTGAAAATCTCTCCCAGCACCACAGCATCTTCCTGACTGTGATAGTGAAATGAATACATTTTAACATGTCATTGCAATGTCTAAATATGTGTATTTACATGTTCCTGGACTTATCACATAGACACGTGCATCATTAGAAAAAAGAATAACAATGGGAAAGACGAGCTTACAGGAGCACTTAAGGCCACTGTGTGGCTTTTAAGCTAGTAAATAAGCTGCTGAATTGGCCAGTTTGCTTTTTAGCCAATAAATAAGCTGGTGAATTCAAGTGTTCTAGACTCTTCTGTATGTTCTTTTATTAAGTAAAAGCTAAAATCCTTGCAGTTTTTACAGCTTCCCTAGAGAAAAAAGGGAAGCAGTTGCACCAATCACTTAAAACTgaagaataaaaacaatttttacaTTTGAAAAAGCATCCTCTAAAAACAAGCTACTATTTCATATAAAATTTAACTTTTACCTTTGATTAAAAAGACtaaaaattaatataattttCATTTCAAGCCATCTTATAAAGCAGCACTAGAGTTCACGCAGGTGGGAACAGGTCTTGATTTCATCCACTGTTATGTGCCACTCCACACTCTGCCACTGTCATTCTATAAAGCTCAGAGATTTTATAAGAAAACACTGTGACCCATTGTTCCTTCTAAAACTGCCAGGATATTTCAAGGATGAATGTTTGTAACACAATTTGAATATGCATATTATTCACATTCAATAAGTGGTTAAGATAAAAAATTTATACCCCTTGTAAAGCATCCCCCAACTTCTTACCTATAGGATCGTATTTCAATTTAACTAACTTTTCTTCAAGTCGGCCTCTTTTCATGTTGAAAGCAAAACCTGTTCCTGCTTCACTCAACATCCGCACAAGGATATACCTAGAAAGATAAACAAAAAGTGGAACTATTGCCTGCCATTTATTCTTACTGCTTTACCTtaattcataatataatttctaGAGGCATGATTAACAATTTTAGTTTATTTACTAAGTTTAGATAAAGTTACATGTTGCCAAAACTTCACTATAATTATATTTGCAAAAGATTTTGTCTAATAAACCGTAAACTACAATTAGTGTTATAAATATTAAAGATAACAATTCCTCTATTTCATTGCTCATTAcactaaaacaaaatgaaaacagcatttgaaaaacacacacaacagctGTGCTTTATAAAAAAGATGACCACATGGCTAAGCCCCTTGTTGGCATACATCagacttgagagacaatggagtgcacctctaggAATGAAGTCAGATCACTGGAGAATCATAGTGCATAGCTGCAGAGATaggtaactcgtaactgctgcctcccacattgtttttgctgcattagcagcaccaaagtgacctctctggggtgcaagcctgggcagtgtgtatggaggttctgggctgcccagatgacaagactctccttttggcctcactgatgtggtccaaaggaaaggaaagcaatatgattgccaccagcttggctgcactctccattattttattattaagacAGACTTACATTTACACTCTTAACAGAGCAATCCTTTGTATGTCTATTCAAAAATAagtcccattaacttcaatgaggCTTTCTCACAGGTAAGTGTGTAAAACATTGCAGACCTAATCTTCTGAACCAGAAATGATTTTTCACCATCCAACAGATGAGTGGTTGTTATTAAGTCCCTTTATTTGGATGCTGTTGAGGCTGAGGTCAGTTTCTTCCCTTAAAACCTGTCTTTAAGTATGCATTTTAGTAATTTGATTAAACTACTAAAATTAGAGGGATATTTTCAGAGCTGCAGGGGCTTAGCAATAGCTCCACTGAAGGCTGATTTTTTCAAACTCTACAAGACTGTTTAACTTCTCCCCATCATGCCCACCTATTAGCAATTTGTATGCAAGGGTTTGTGccctccaaaaataaaagcaactttAGTATCACTCCTTCCAGAAGGAGGGAATCTTCCCTTGAATTTACCCAGCAGCTTAAGTGGTAAGAGTTCTGCAGCAGTACTCATGATCTACCATATATAGTTTCACAGCAGAGCTCTCTATAGGCCTGAACCACTGGTATAACAAACGAAGCATAACTTAAGCATTTAGTCTTCGAACAGAGTCAAAAATCAAACAGAGAGTAGCCCTAAACTGTTCTTGAAGTCATTACTCCAAATTTTAATTTGATGATGTGGCAATAATGGTAATAACTATTAATGTGTTTTTGGAAGTTACTTCAGATTAAATTTCAGTTGGGGAATAGAAACCCAAGACAGCACTGCCATTATTTCATGAAATATATATACTGCTGAActgtaaaaaacacaacaacctcaaagcggttGAAACATGGAAAAGAGTGCTTCTATGAGTGCCAGGTTGTCTTGAACCACTTGAAAGACTCACTGCATAGTGCAATcaaactatacagtcataccttggaagtcaaacgccttGCAAGACGAACGTTttagctcccaaatgccacaaacctggaagtgattgttccagtgtGCAAATATTCTTTAGAACCAGAACATCTgtcacagcttccgattggccgcaggagcttcctgaagccaataggaagccatgccttggtttctgaacattttggaagacagatggacttccggaacggattccgttcaacttccgagataCGACTGTACTTAATTTTAAAGCTGAACTAGACTTGTCTCTGATCCATGAAGTCCTGTTTTTCAGAGTCGTGAGTACCACTCCCAATTCACAGAGCTGCATCCTATTAACAGGGCAATCCTATCAGAAGGAAGTCCtagtgttcaatgggacttactcaggTAAATTGtgttaggattttaccccaagtCATGGtcagtgtagacccactgaaatcaacaggcaTGACTAAGTTTACAAATTTCAATGGGCCAACTCTTGAGTATGACTTAAACAGATACAACTCATACTTTACTACAGTAGCATTCTGTGTTTCTCTCTTCAGGCTTCAAGATTTCACTGCATATTCCTCATGAGTCCATTGTCACTATTACTCACAAGTGAACAGTACCTTGCTCAAACAATTCAAAGCCCAAATATCTTGCTACAATAACTACTTGCCTAACTAGCCAATATGTTTAACAAAATCATTTGCAGGCAACATTGTTACTGAGTTATTAAACAACACTATCAGGCTATATCAGGCCCCAATTCCTCATACACATTGCTCACATGAAATCTTCTGTGGACAAGTCCTTTCCAGTTGTAGAAGAATGGCAGTGACACGTCTACAGATAAGCAAGAGTCTACTGCAGAAAATCCACAATCTCCATAGACAAAAGCACCAAGACCGCACTGGGACACTGATAACTGCAACTACAATGCCAAGCAAAACAACCATAGTAGTAGGGAGTTTTCACTTACTTTGATTTGCTCTTGGCCACTGGTTTTGCAGaacaggaaagaaaaagagaaattatTTTACCATCATGTTTCTTATCAAAATTATACTTGCTgagaaattgttttattgtttaaatgaATTTCTAAATGCAGAAAGATACACCAAACTACTGTTTAATTGTTTGTGTAAGTGTTTTTCCATCTGAAGCAGATGGGTCAGAAAGCTGGAACAGAAGCTGGGTTCCAAAGCTCTAAATCCTCAATCAGCATGGACAGTGGCCAAGGATAACaagttgtagcccaacatctggacagccacaggttcccccatccctcttCTAAAGCAATAGGGCTATGAAATTCTAATTCTTTTCACTGAGGAGGTTCATCGATGGCACTGCAACACCTCTTAAGAGTCAATATTTCATTCTGCCACACAACTTTACTTCAGAACTTCCCCAATTTATGCCTTGTCTTCATTAATTTCTTATTCTATCTTCTAACACAATTCACTGGGAAGAGTTTCTATTTGCCTAccaaaatatatacatttcagtAGGCATATTaactttctatttatttatttttattgcatttatactccaccttttctccaatgaCCAAGGTAGTATACGTGGTcttccccctcatttaatccccacaacaaccctgtgaagcaggttgggcagagaggcagtgacACTAAGAGGCATGCTCTGCTTTCATAATACTTCCATTTATCCCAAAACAAAATTCTGATATGGAAAATGAACTGCAGCAATGGATAACATGAATACAAACTGGGCTGCTGGGATTTTCTCTGGTTGTGAAAACCACAGGGAAATGATGAAAATTAGTGCTATGTAGATCAATCTTATATTTTTTTCCAACTGCTGGTGAATGAGGCTAAAGGGCTCTGGGCACACTTAAATTCTTAGGTATGGCCTAAAAAAAACCATGTGAACATGAAAATGTGTAGGTCAGGAAAACTCACCAAGGAGCTAGTGTTGGCCATGGTTCCCTGGCAAAGCATGCTCAATGGCAAACTTGGGTTTTCCTTTTTATAACGCctaatggacttaactgtcaggagtcctttaccttcacTGCGATATTTAGAAGAAACTGCATCTTGCCCATCTGAGTGAGCAATACAGCGTTCTTCAAAGAACGCTGGCCGTCTGTGTCAGCATCTTGCTTACAGATTTTTGCCTTGATgtgtatagtacagtacattattATTGCATATACCATAGCTACCTTTTTAAAATACAGGGAGCTCGAGTGCTGCATTTGGGTGATAATGTTAATTAGGTTGGGGGGCCGTGTTGAAATCCCCACTCGGGTGAGTCAGCCACCGATtaattctcagcctaaccttccccGTTGGACtgtcatgaggataaaatggggaggaggggaaagagagggagcgGGAGAGAACCACACAAGctgtttggaggaaaggcagggggAAGCATTTAACGGAAGACGAAGGTGCTTTTCGGGGAAAAGTAATACAAGGGGTCGCATCGAGCTGCCCTGTTTCATCGTCAAGTGACCTTGGATCAAGTGTCACAGGCGAAGTGACCCCtgcgaagtacagtggtacctcaggttaagtacttaattcgttcctgaggtccgtacttaacctgaaactgttcttaacctgaagcaccactttagctaattgggcctcctgctgctgctgcgccaccggagcacgatttatgttctcatcctgaagcaaagttcttaatctgaggtactatttctgggttagcggagtctgtaacctgaagcgtctgtaacctgaggtaccactgtactgaaaaggtAAGGAACTCTCACTGTGAGGAACTACAAGCCCCGGCCACCCAACCCTTCTCCATCCCAGTAGCGGCGCTTTCTCTAACCAGGTCCCCCCGGGAACCATGGCGCCTCGGCCCAGGCCCATCCATCCCGGGGACGCGGCAGGCAGCCGTTTCCCCAAAGGGCCCTTCCGCCTTtccccgccgcctcccccgcccaCTCACAATTGGCCACGGTCAGAAAcatggcggcggcagcaacaACGACAGCCGGGCTCCGCCGCCCACGAAGGCTTAGCCAGCCGTCCGCCTCAAAGGGACCGCCACCCTTTAGCGCTTCCGGGGCGTGCTCGTTTCCACTTCCGGGTCCCAAGCCACCGCCCGGCTCaccctgaggggggggggaacgaaaGCGCTCGATGAAGCTCCTCCTCCTTGCTTCCCATTCGCGCGCTCTCCAGCGTTGGCCCCGCCCCTAAGCCTCCTCTTCTTGCTTTCTAGGGCCCGTTCCCGCCTCCTTCACGACGTTGTCGCTTTACGGCTCTTCCGAACAAACTGTGCCCGCAGTTCACTTTGAGGGTCTCCAAGCAGCCTCTGTGTTGAGCAGTATAAATAGTGTAATCTTTGTATGTTTTGAGTAAATGACCGTCCAGATTAGCTTGTGTCGAAGGCAGGGGATTGCAGACCTTTGTATTGCGACGCCCCAGTCATTTGTCTGCTATCTACGTAGAACTGCATTGTCCACAGTTGGGGATGATGAACGTTTTCCTAAATTGTCTCTCCTTTTTATCTCATGGTCGGACCGTCATCCGCCTTGCTAAGACTTGCCTGCTTCACTCACCTTTCGGGTTGCATAAACCCAGAGTGGGGTTGCATCTGTCCTTGAgaattgtaaaaaggtaaagggacccctgaccattaggtccagtcgtgaccgactctggggttgtggcgctcatctcgctttactggccgagggagccagcgtacagcttccgggtcatgtggccagcatgactaagccacttctggcgatccagagcagtgcacggaaacgttgtttacct
Proteins encoded in this window:
- the MRPL33 gene encoding large ribosomal subunit protein bL33m isoform X1, with the translated sequence MFLTVANLAKSKSKYILVRMLSEAGTGFAFNMKRGRLEEKLVKLKYDPIVKQRVLFKELKKVRSL
- the MRPL33 gene encoding large ribosomal subunit protein bL33m isoform X2 → MYILVRMLSEAGTGFAFNMKRGRLEEKLVKLKYDPIVKQRVLFKELKKVRSL